The Salmo trutta chromosome 6, fSalTru1.1, whole genome shotgun sequence genome has a window encoding:
- the LOC115195676 gene encoding U6 snRNA-associated Sm-like protein LSm5 isoform X2, giving the protein MKELVDKCIGSRIHIVMKNDKEIVGTLLGFDDFVNMVLEDVTEFEITPEGRRITKLDQILLNGNNITMLIPGGEGPEV; this is encoded by the exons ATGAAAG AGCTCGTGGACAAATGTATAGGTTCCCGAATCCATATCGTCATGAAAAACGACAAAGAAATTGTCGGCACCCTGTTGGGTTTTGATGATTTTGTCA ACATGGTGTTGGAGGACGTGACAGAATT TGAAATCACACCGGAGGGAAGAAGGATAACCAAACTGGACCAGATCCTACTCAACGGCAACAACATCACCATG CTCATACCTGGAGGAGAAGGACCTGAAGTATGA
- the LOC115195676 gene encoding U6 snRNA-associated Sm-like protein LSm5 isoform X1 → MAATPATNPSQLLPLELVDKCIGSRIHIVMKNDKEIVGTLLGFDDFVNMVLEDVTEFEITPEGRRITKLDQILLNGNNITMLIPGGEGPEV, encoded by the exons ATGGCGGCCACCCCAGCTACAAATCCATCACAGTTGCTCCCACTTG AGCTCGTGGACAAATGTATAGGTTCCCGAATCCATATCGTCATGAAAAACGACAAAGAAATTGTCGGCACCCTGTTGGGTTTTGATGATTTTGTCA ACATGGTGTTGGAGGACGTGACAGAATT TGAAATCACACCGGAGGGAAGAAGGATAACCAAACTGGACCAGATCCTACTCAACGGCAACAACATCACCATG CTCATACCTGGAGGAGAAGGACCTGAAGTATGA
- the LOC115195675 gene encoding proteasome activator complex subunit 2 produces the protein MSRSSVLKIKSANAVKVENFRQSLYQQAEDLFSNYIPLKITQLDNLLKEEDLSITDLSTLHAPLDIPIPDPPTPEDEEMETDKNDDDEKKKKAPKCGFIKGNEKIVKLLDRVKPEILALRETIITVSCWIQHLIPKIEDGNDFGVAIQEKILERIVAVKTKVDGFHTNINKYFSERGDAVSKASKLTHVMDYRSLVHEKDEAVYSDIRVILLDIRGFYAELYDIISKNLEKVTNPKGEEKPSMY, from the exons GTGGAGAACTTCCGCCAGTCTCTGTATCAACAG gcaGAGGATCTGTTTTCAAACTACATCCCATTGAAGATCACCCAACTGGACAACCTGCTGAAG GAGGAGGATCTCAGCATCACAGACCTGTCCACTCTCCATGCTCCTCTAGACATCCCTATACCAGACCCTCCTACTCCAGAGGATGAG GAAATGGAGACTGACaagaatgatgatgatgagaagaagaagaaag CTCCAAAATGTGGCTTCATCAAAGGGAATGAGAAGATTGTGAAGCTGCTTGACAGAGTCAAACCAGAGATCCTAGCACTGAGGGAGACAATCATTACA GTGTCCTGCTGGATTCAGCATCTCATCCCCAAAATAGAGGATGGGAATGACTTTGGCGTTGCAATCCAG GAGAAAATCTTGGAAAGAATAGTTGCAGTGAAGACCAAAGTGGACGGCTTTCACACCAACATTAACAA GTACTTTTCAGAGAGGGGTGATGCAGTGTCTAAAGCCTCCAAGTTAACTCATGTG ATGGACTACCGCTCTCTGGTCCATGAGAAGGATGAGGCTGTTTACTCTGACATCAGAGTCATCCTTCTGGACATCCGTGGCTTCTAT GCGGAACTGTATGACATCATCAGCAAGAACCTGGAAAAAGTGACTAATCCGAAAGGAGAAGAAAAGCCCTCAATGTATTGA